One genomic segment of Ricinus communis isolate WT05 ecotype wild-type chromosome 5, ASM1957865v1, whole genome shotgun sequence includes these proteins:
- the LOC8288730 gene encoding zinc finger protein ZAT4, whose protein sequence is MERHKCKLCTRTFANGRALGGHMKAHLATLPLPPRTTAIHQQQQQLGAESASSSYSSSGEEHEHEHEQEMNSFEVEEKALVYGLRENPKRSFRFADPEFSFAVDAGSVVVQDRESETESRNPTRRRSKRTRKSGFLDNQKHNLDVKKLKFKNPSSSAAESESPPPPPVEPEPVSSVSDTSPEEDVAMCLMMLSRDVWMRNSDAEQDQEQGSYNKLGGEGSIDHMVLLGNTRKEEIIKVRKIRGKFRCEKCMKLFRSSQALVTHKKICCLNGTELRKNDSNERIFECPYCFKVFGSGQALGGHKRSHLMGSSTVASAAAAENSSKHENNLIDLNLPAPIDDDDYSVVSDA, encoded by the coding sequence ATGGAGAGGCACAAATGCAAGCTCTGCACTAGAACTTTTGCCAATGGGAGAGCTTTAGGTGGTCACATGAAGGCCCACTTAGCCACCTTACCTCTCCCTCCAAGAACCACAGCGATTCAtcaacagcagcagcaactCGGTGCTGAGTCAGCTTCATCTTCCTATTCTTCTTCTGGTGAAGAACACGAACACGAACACGAACAGGAAATGAACAGCTTTGAAGTTGAAGAGAAGGCTTTGGTTTATGGGTTAAGAGAGAATCCCAAGAGAAGTTTCAGGTTTGCAGATCCTGAGTTTTCTTTTGCTGTTGATGCTGGTTCTGTTGTTGTTCAAGATAGAGAAAGTGAGACCGAGTCGAGAAACCCAACTCGCAGACGATCTAAAAGAACTCGAAAATCGGGTTTTCTTGATAATCAGAAGCATAATCTCGACGTTAAGAAACTTAAGTTCAAGAATCCCAGTTCGTCGGCTGCTGAGTCTGAGTCTCCGCCACCGCCACCGGTGGAGCCAGAACCGGTAAGTTCAGTCTCAGATACTTCCCCTGAAGAAGATGTTGCTATGTGTCTTATGATGCTTTCGAGAGATGTTTGGATGAGAAACAGTGACGCAGAACAAGATCAAGAACAAGGCAGTTACAATAAATTAGGCGGAGAAGGATCAATCGATCATATGGTGTTGTTGGGGAATACGAGAAAAGAGGAGATCATCAAAGTCAGAAAGATTCGCGGGAAGTTCAGATGTGAGAAATGTATGAAACTATTTCGATCTTCTCAAGCATTGGTTACGCATAAGAAGATTTGCTGTTTAAATGGAACAGAGCTAAGAAAGAATGACAGCAATGAGCGAATTTTTGAGTGCCCTTATTGCTTCAAAGTTTTTGGGTCTGGACAAGCACTCGGCGGGCATAAAAGATCGCATCTTATGGGTTCTTCCACGGTTGCTTCTGCTGCCGCTGCTGAAAATTCTTCTAAACACGAAAACAATCTGATAGATCTTAACTTACCTGCTCCAATAGACGACGATGACTATAGCGTGGTCTCTGATGCCTAA